Below is a genomic region from Culicoides brevitarsis isolate CSIRO-B50_1 chromosome 2, AGI_CSIRO_Cbre_v1, whole genome shotgun sequence.
TAAAACTTTCTTTCGAGAACCTAAAGCCTTATTTAAGAGTTAAAAAGATTATTACTAGAGCTAataagttcatttcgagatctaaaaatttcttttcgagatctaaaaatttcttttcgagatcaacaaattttttttcgagatcgaaaatttattttttgatcaaaaatgatttttttgatacgtAAAAGCTCTTTTCAAGATACAAAAGAGTTCATTTTACGagttgaatgaatattttgagataattaaaattaatttaaaaacttaaaaatttatttcgagatcgaaaaatttcatttcgagaactAATTGGTTCTTTTTGAGgtctaaaagctttttttttaggctttaatgaatatttcaagttttttttgttcatcagAAACATGAACCTCTCATTtcgataacaaaaaatttgaattcgagatcgaaaaattttatttcgagatcgaaacaaatttttttgaaggtactttgttcatttcgagaacagaaaaatttcaattgagaattgaaagtttatttcatgagctagaaaattcattttcaggtccgaaatttcatttcgagatctaaaaatttcatttcgagatcgaaaaagttcattttagaattaaaaaattttagatttgagaaaatttgaaagatttttgattATTGTATCGGCCTATTTTGATCTAAATCGTGAATGTGTGTGACATCGATTCAATTTCCGAACAATTTTAACGTTTCTctcttgtctttttttctcttttcacgCAGAATTGGTATTGGAGCCAACTACAGATGAAACGTGTAATTTGTCAGAATTATCGTTACGAGATTCAGAAGCAGCAGACTCTGATCaagaacaagaagaaaaaggaatcttccgcagcaacaacaacgaaagtTTCACTCGCAGCAACAGCAGCTACATTGATGAATCGCGGCGCCATCGTTCGTTATACCGTCGACAATTATCAACGCGTGCCCGCAAAACTAGCGTCTATGAGCGCACCAGTTTCCTCTCTGACGTCGTTGTTGCCTCATCGCCGCCGCTTCATTTCTTCCGTGCGTCGCCATCGGATGACCTCTTGCTAATTCGTTCGCACGTCACTGCGCGCGACGTCGTCCTACGACTCTGCAAGCAATCGCACCCTCTACCATTTGATGAGCTATATTCCGCGCAAACGCTCCATTGTTGCCGCAAAATCGGCGAAGGTGTCTACAGCGAGGTGTTTATGTACAAGAATCAGGGCCGTACCATCGTGCTCAAGGTAATTCCCGTCGAAGGAGATCAGCTGGTGAATGGTGAGCCGCAGAAGCGTTTCGACGAGATCCAGTCGGAAATTGTCATCGCGAAGGAGCTGAGTGACTTGAGGACTTGTGCCGACGACGCGGCGTACATGACCGATGGTTTTGTCGAAGCCGTCAACGTACGTTGTGTAAAGGGACGCTATCCGGACCACTTGATCGACTTGTGGGAGTTGTACGATGAGAATCGCACCTCCGACAACGACCATCCGGAACTCTTCAAGGACGACCAACTCTTCATTGTGCTCGAACTCGCCAATGGCGGACAGGATTTAGAGGCTTTTCAGTTTGATAATGCCCAACAATCGCATTCGGCTTTCTTACAAGTGCGTAATTTCCTAAttgtttccttattttttgatgttttattgtttttttttataattttaacctTTTACGCTGGATGGGCGTAAGtccagtgcatattttgttatttttacttatGACTAGATTTACACTCATCCAATGTAGGGTGCGTTTTGTATCGtttcctaattatttttttgtgattttttaacctttttgttccttttcagctaatttttattgtttttttgttgttcagttgctttatttttgtttttgtcggtTGGTGCGGTGAAAGTCTAGTACGTGTCTTTGCTCTTGACAGCTCATGACTAGATTTTCACTCATCtatcgatgaaaattttttgcttcgttgatgtgattttaatttatttatggttTGTCGTGCTATTTGTtccctttttatatttttacattttaatttttcaaactttttgtccgaaaaaaaattaattttaaatttttttaggaaaaattttttatgaaagaactaaaagtttatttttaggttcaattttgatttattttgaaaattaaaaattaaattttgagatcaaaaaatttaatttcgagatctaaaaatttgaagtcgagatctaaaagtttaattttgagctaaatattcatttttcaaaatcaaattttaatttttaacaaataattttcatgttaagctctaaaaaaattattttgagagataaaaattgaacttcgaaatattaaaattttatttcgagatcgaaaaaatttcatttcgagatctaaaatgattttttgatattaatattaaatattcgaCATCGaactttaatttcttaaaaaaaatcatgtttaggtctaaaaagttaatttcgagAGCTTAACATTtcatttcgtaaaatttaatttcaagatcgaaaaaaaatttttttaaagccttgtttcaagtaaaaaaaaaaataaaaattcaattttattttgaaaaattttgttaaaagacaaaaagattgaaatataaatatcaaaatccataaaaaaagacaaaaactaaTACTTTCCTTTCCCTCCCACAGGTCGCTATAACCTTAGCAATTGCCGAAAAGCGTCTCGAATTCGAACACCGTGACTTGCATTGGGGCAACGTTCTCCTCTCGCACACCGAAGCAACGCATGTTACCTTCAAGTACAACGGCAAAACCATTCAAGTGCCCACATTTGGCGTAAAAGCGACAATTATCGACTTCACCTTGTCTCGCATGGTAGCAAAGGGCGTTCGGCTCTACAACGATTTGGCGCACGACGACGAACTCTTTTCCGCCTCGGGCGACTATCAATTCGACATTTATCGTTTCATGAAAAGTCGCCTCGACAACTGCTGGGAACGCTTCGAGCCGTACACCAACTTGTTGTGGTTGCACTACATGGTCGACAAGCTGATCAACGGAGCGCGCTACAAGCACAGCAAATCGAAGAAACATCGTGCCGCCATCGACCAATTGATGCAACTACGTGATGAACTTTTGGATTACAAGAGTGCCGCTGACTATGTTGAATgcaataactaaaaaaaattaacagacaccagcaagcaacaaaaaaattacttctcaCACCACggaatgaaaattaacaaaaaattattatatttattaatcttATCATCTACTAACCcagagaagcaaaaaataatatatatacacacgataaatacacaaaaactcATATATTAATGCaactatattttatataattgttAAATGAATGTTTATGATTATATTGCtatattatattgaaaaagtaTATGAAAAGTATAGGTTAAAGGGGCGAAAATactaaatattgttaaaatactaaaaaaatcacaaattgaaTTCTTTCTTAAATGCTAAcacagaattaaaaaaaaaaatatttaacaaaaaaaattaattgtagaaaaaatggaagaacGACTTGTCGTTTTTTGCACTAATTGCAgaaaaaatcaggaaattttccacaaaaaatatgaaaaagttgtgtttagaacaaaattatttttatatagttTACCGTTTTCGCTCATTTCTTccttttcattagaaaaaaattattattattacttatcaatacacgaaaaaagaattattaaaaattatatattaaccaataataaattaatgtttgacgtgtttaatcaaaaaaatacaaataatcgagttttattttttgaaaaatttttttttcaggtttcatTCGATTTTTAAGGATCGTtgctcaatttatttattttagccaACAATTTTCTAAAGCCTTGTTtcggatttaaaaattttattttaaagaattttaatttttatttcgtcttattcaaatcaatttagagaattttcatcaattttttaccttttttaaaattttttaactttcatgaTAAATTGGTTCGTCTGTGATTTTCGAAAACTGAACtggaaaaagttcattttcatgtaaaattgactttgtgattttattttatcatgtgattttcgatcaaaaaaattagttaggaattgatttttttcaaaatttaacttgCCTAATATagttttttgctgaaaaaaattttttaaattttagatcaaaaatggattttttttatttttatatttgaaagttTGAAGgaggttgaaaatttatttgtatcgaaaacttgaaatttttccttgattacccaaatatagaaaaatttcatattttttgagattttgagtcaaattttaaataattatgttgaaaaaatttaaaatgtgtcaaaatttatacattttgtaATAAGAAcacttttaattgataaaaaaaattaaaaatatccggtatcccgataaaaatttaaacaaaaaaaaaatcgggtaaattaaagttataaaaatttaaaaattttatttattttgacgaaatttttcgcatttttcactaaattttttatttattttaaatatttttgttcgaaaaaatgactttttctattaatttttttataaaggtactgaaaaatttgtttaaataatttttttgaatcttaaaaatttaattttctatttttttaaattttattttgtttaaaaggcggaggaaaaaataaattatttttagaaaagattaaaatttttcttagtttttgccatttttagaCTCAAAACAGCTTAAAAACTCATTCTGGAtgtcaaaattaagcaaaaaaaaatttttttttaattcattctatgtcaaaattcttaaactttattctttattttcatctttttgcaCAACTTCCAGCTCCATCGGCAACTGATCGCCCCATCTACTCCGTTTGCCCAACTGATACGCTTGCTTGCCATGCTTTCCCGGCGTAAAGACAACTTCTTGCAAACACCCTTCCTTCGTGCATATCCGACAGAACGTATGCCTTGGCTTTGCTATTGTCGGTCTGACACATCTGGGCCACGCCACTGCCGGATCATCTTCtcttttgccatttttcttgaaaattacgtacgaaaatttgtcttttcgCGGCTcgttttggttgaaaaatggCAACGGAAAGTATTTGACTTCAAAATTGCACGGAGATTTGTCGTTTTCGTCTTCGAAACGGGGACATAAGCCTTCTTGAGGGCActaaaatacagaaaatccattaaaaaatgtcagaattgatgaaatttcagtTTCTTACAGGAGCAAAAAGATATCCTTCACCTTGTTCATCGTCATCCCTCAATGAAGTAATGAAACTTCGTGCCTCATGTATCAGTTTAAAGCCGGTATTTGTGCCTAATTCGATGAGAACGAGATATCCCGAGCACCGAGCCCATAAATTTGCTAAAGTTTCAAGGCGAGCTTTTCTGTTTGGCAATTCGATCAGTGAAAAGGCACTCAATACCAAGTCGTAAgatgtctaaaaaattaaaaaaaattaaaaattgatttttttctttgaaaaaattaaataattaccgTTGGTGCTCCCAAAAACTGtcgataaaaaacatttttcagtgaaatttttttattttcgtcacCTCCTTTGAGAATCAATTCCGCCAAATCGTTCATGGGACCCGACGAATCCACATTAAAATACtcataaattgtatttttccaataattcGATGCAGCCCACGTGCCAGTGCCAACTCCCGAGccaaaatcgaaaaaactcGCAGGTCTAAAATTCGGATCGCGTCTTATGATTTCCTTCAAACAAGCATTTATCGCCGCATAATCTGCCGCACTTCGCGCGAATAAGTACATCCGAGACCGATATTCGTCAAATTCGAGAGCTTTCCACGCAAAAACTCGacttttgaggatttttttcgtttcggcATCGACATTCTTCTGATATCTCCGGAAATCGTCTTCACTCAGTTGCGATGTGtcaatgttgaatttttgttcgacCTCCAATTGAATGGCTTTCATTCGCGAACGGATTTCATGTTGTTCCGCAGGGGCATGACGCGCTTTGAGATAATTGTCCAGAAAAACTGCGTCTTTGGTGAGTTGTTTTGGCGGATGGTCGCCAATTACTTTTTCAAATGTCGCGGCAATGTGTTCAGGTAGCAAAGTAGCTTTCAGTTGATTCGCTCCCGGATGTTTTCGGGCTACAATTGTCTTGCTACTGAGATCTTCTGTGAGCTTTGCATCGATTACGGCTTTGACTTGTGGGCGATATTTGAGTTTTTGTGGCGGTTTTtggtcttcgtcgtcgtcgaaagTGGGTTCCGAGGCAGAATTTGCTTGAGAATTCAAGGTAGAATTTGCTTGAGAACAATGCCGGATTAAAGGCTGCAAAGAAACATGCTTGAagttaattttgagtttttaatgggttttatgaaattttgcggAACGACAACTTACTTGAAGACTCGGCCTGCGATAAATTAGGCGTTTGACGAACATGTTCGGTTAAATTATGcgaaaaatcactcaaaattATGCGAAAATCAGttcagaaaatgttttttgtttaccaaggtacttataaaaaattccgtTGTGGTGCTGAAGGTGAACTTAAAAATCCAGTTGTGAGCCTCAGAGACAGAGATGTACCGTTATAGGGCTcaaatgaaggaaattttaattttcaaaagaaatttttgataatttttcagtaaaaagaaaattcattcttagaaaaaaatctttaaaaaaattaaggattttattaaattttcatccaaatttttaaaaagattaaaaattatttttttacgatttgcATTAgaataagattaaaaatatatctaaaaaaaaattaaaaagcttaaaattaaaaaaaaaaagaaaatttaaaaatttagaagctaaataaaaaatgttttcttaaaattttagaaagttcaaggaaaacttttaaacattttgaaatattttgactatttttgaaagtttttaatttaaatttatttaaataattaaactaaattttaaactgaaaaaaaaataaatgattcaaaaaactaaaaatttgaaaaaaaattaaaaattttacagaaaaaatgaaaaaacttcgcgcgtaaattttattgaatcatAGTTTAgcccaaaatattttaaaaattattttcaagaaaattgttctaaaaatattttcaaaattcaagattttgaaacatttttaggcTTCCtgatacatattataaaaaaataattaataatttttctacaaatttagattttttttctcaaaacatacgaattttttatatttttataaaatacttacctgataaaataaaatattcataaattttttttttcttaagatttttttttaattttcaaaatttaaaaaacaaataagtagtaaaaaaaattgaactttaaaaaattcttaaaaagttctaaattttttctaactaagtttttctaaattttgataagaaaaaaaatttttttgacctttCGGAAACTTTTTCGATATTGGGGCCTTTCAACTTTCTTTAAACTACGTCCCTGAATTTTtaagacgaatgaaagtgatttaACTCCACACAATCCATATcagtccaaaaataaaaacacacaaaaaataaatttttaaaaaaatgtaccgAATAATCCGAACCCAAAAATTACTGAGAAGCACTTTGAACCTGTGCCCAGCAGCTGGTTACAAAACAAAATCCCTTCCTGACTTGACACAAAATCGTTATAAGGTCCAAAGATTGAACTACACGAAGCCGACTGATAAGGACATTTCCTTCTTTGAATCCGTTCTTCAAGCCCCGAATGTCCTCACTGACGCTTCTGAGACTCTCGGATACAATGTCGACTTTTTAGGTAAGAAATTCAcgcaatttttgatgttttttcacCTCAAAACTGTTTCAGGCAGCGTCCGTGGTCAATCCAACATCGTTCTGAAGCCGAAAACGACGCAAGAAGTTTCcgcaattttgaaatattgcaACGAACGTAACATCGCTGTGTGTCCCCAGGGCGGAAATACGGGTCTCGTGGGTGGTTCGGTGCCcgtttttgacgaaattgtTCTCAGTTCGACGCGCATGAACGAAATTGAGGCAATTGACGAGTATTCGAGTAACGAAAAAGCACGAAATCATCgagaaaaattacttgaaatttgTTATATTTAGATATTGTGACGTGTCAGCCGGGTtgcattttggaaaatttggatGCCAAAGCGGGCGAACATGGAATGACGTTTCCGTTGGATATGGGAAGCAAAGGTTCGTGTAATATTGGCGGCAATGCAAGCACAAATGCGGGCGGATTGAGAGTCATTCGGTATGGAATGCTGCATGGTTCGGTGCTGGGCTTGGAAGTTGTCTTGGCAGATGGGACAATTTTGGATCtcatgtcaaattttaagaaagatAACACAggtgacttaaatttttgcttaaaaataggATTTTTAGacccaaaattgatttttttaggataTCATCTGAAACATTTGTTCATTGGATCTGAAGGAACGCTTggatttatcacaaaattgtcaattttatgCCCGCAAAAGTCAAAATCAGTGAATGTCGCCTTTTTTGGAGTCAAAACTTTTGAAGAtgtcttgaataattttgtgagTGCCAAACGTAACTTGGGCGAAATTTTGTCGGCATGCGAATTGATCGATAATGAATCGTTAACGTCATGCACTCAAACGTATAATTTGCAGTAAGTTTACCTTAAAAGacatcaaaaatgtaaaattttgctaaaaattatttttttaaatttttttttaaatgaattttttagagcaaaatttagTTCTAAAagctgaaatcaattttttagagcaaaatttagttttaaaagctgaaaaaaattttttagagctgaattttgttttaaaagctgaaatcaattttttagagctaaatttagttttaaaagctgaaatcaattttttagagcaaaatttagttttaaaagctaaaataattttttagagcaaaatttagttttaaaagctgaaataattttattagggcaaaatttagttttaaaagctgacataaatttttagagctaaatttagttttaaaagctgaaatcaattttttagagctaaatttagttttaaaagctaaaataattttttagagcaaaatttagttttaaaagctgagatcaatttttagagcaaaatttagttttaaaagctgaaatcaattttttagagctaaatttagttttaaaagctgaaatcaattttttagagctaaatttagttttaaaagctgaaataattttattagagctaaatttagttttaaaagctgaaatcaattttttagagcaaaatttagttttaaaagctgaaatcaattttttagagctaaatttagttttaaaagctgaaatcaattttttagagctaaatttagttttaaaagctgaaatcaattttttagagctaaatttagttttaaaagctgaaatcaattttttagagctaaatttagttttaaaagctgaaataaattttttagagctgaattttgttttaaaagctaaaatcaattttttagagctgaatttagttttaaaagctaaaataatttttttttacaattttttacaatcaaTTTTACCTTTAAGGTGTCCGATCGACAACAATTTCCCGTTTTACATGCTCATCGAAACAAGTGGCAGCAACGAGAAGCACGACGAGGAAAAACTAAACGATTTTTTGGAGAAACAAATGTcaagtaacaaaattttagacgGCGTGGTTGTCAATGAACCAagcaaaattaatgtaaatatcaaaaaattcttaaaataacttaaaaattattaaaatttcaaacattttagaGCATGTGGCAACTTCGTGAAAAAGTCCCATCATCCCTCGTTGAAGGCACATATTGCCATAAATACGACATCTCACTTCCCTTGAAGAATTTCTACCAAATTGTCGAAGTAATGCGTGAAAGAATCGGAAATCATCCAAAATGTCGTCGAGTTACGGGCTATGGGCACATTGGAGACTCCAATTTGCATCTAAATATCCAATGTGAGGAATACGACAAAGATTTGCACAAAATTATTGAGCCATTTGTGTATGAGTACACGTCAAAATTGGGAGGCAG
It encodes:
- the LOC134830935 gene encoding methyltransferase-like protein 17, mitochondrial, which encodes MFVKRLIYRRPSLQPLIRHCSQANSTLNSQANSASEPTFDDDEDQKPPQKLKYRPQVKAVIDAKLTEDLSSKTIVARKHPGANQLKATLLPEHIAATFEKVIGDHPPKQLTKDAVFLDNYLKARHAPAEQHEIRSRMKAIQLEVEQKFNIDTSQLSEDDFRRYQKNVDAETKKILKSRVFAWKALEFDEYRSRMYLFARSAADYAAINACLKEIIRRDPNFRPASFFDFGSGVGTGTWAASNYWKNTIYEYFNVDSSGPMNDLAELILKGGDENKKISLKNVFYRQFLGAPTTSYDLVLSAFSLIELPNRKARLETLANLWARCSGYLVLIELGTNTGFKLIHEARSFITSLRDDDEQGEGYLFAPCPQEGLCPRFEDENDKSPCNFEVKYFPLPFFNQNEPRKDKFSYVIFKKNGKREDDPAVAWPRCVRPTIAKPRHTFCRICTKEGCLQEVVFTPGKHGKQAYQLGKRSRWGDQLPMELEVVQKDENKE
- the LOC134829469 gene encoding D-2-hydroxyglutarate dehydrogenase, mitochondrial, whose translation is MYRIIRTQKLLRSTLNLCPAAGYKTKSLPDLTQNRYKVQRLNYTKPTDKDISFFESVLQAPNVLTDASETLGYNVDFLGSVRGQSNIVLKPKTTQEVSAILKYCNERNIAVCPQGGNTGLVGGSVPVFDEIVLSSTRMNEIEAIDEYSNIVTCQPGCILENLDAKAGEHGMTFPLDMGSKGSCNIGGNASTNAGGLRVIRYGMLHGSVLGLEVVLADGTILDLMSNFKKDNTGYHLKHLFIGSEGTLGFITKLSILCPQKSKSVNVAFFGVKTFEDVLNNFVSAKRNLGEILSACELIDNESLTSCTQTYNLQCPIDNNFPFYMLIETSGSNEKHDEEKLNDFLEKQMSSNKILDGVVVNEPSKINSMWQLREKVPSSLVEGTYCHKYDISLPLKNFYQIVEVMRERIGNHPKCRRVTGYGHIGDSNLHLNIQCEEYDKDLHKIIEPFVYEYTSKLGGSISAEHGIGFLKTQYLQYSKKREAVQLMKTLKKLFDPKNILNPYKVLPETVKDL